A single genomic interval of Rosistilla ulvae harbors:
- a CDS encoding FKBP-type peptidyl-prolyl cis-trans isomerase gives MSQDSIPAPASGVKDVNSYALGLEMGSQLRRQGFEAGDLDTASVALGIFDAISKANPKITTEQIQAAFQAIDAQLQQRAEARVREQEKKMEAIAGPNKEKADAFLAANGKKPGVVTLPSGLQYQVIKEGTGASPTAQSTVSVHYTGKLINGEVFDSSVQRGQPAQFGVGQVIRGWTEGLQKMKVGDKWMLYIPPDLGYGLRGSPSRDPNEPPTIGPNEALIFEVELLDILD, from the coding sequence ATGTCCCAAGATTCGATCCCCGCCCCCGCATCGGGCGTAAAAGACGTAAACAGCTACGCCCTCGGCCTCGAAATGGGCAGCCAGTTGCGCCGCCAAGGTTTCGAAGCGGGCGATCTCGACACCGCCTCGGTCGCTTTGGGCATCTTCGACGCGATCAGCAAGGCGAATCCAAAGATCACGACCGAACAGATCCAAGCTGCTTTCCAAGCGATCGACGCCCAGCTGCAACAGCGAGCTGAAGCCCGCGTTCGCGAACAAGAAAAGAAGATGGAAGCGATCGCCGGCCCCAACAAAGAAAAAGCCGACGCCTTCCTGGCCGCAAACGGCAAGAAACCAGGCGTCGTGACCCTCCCGAGCGGCTTGCAATACCAAGTCATCAAAGAGGGAACGGGCGCATCGCCGACGGCACAAAGCACCGTCAGCGTCCACTACACCGGCAAGCTGATCAACGGCGAAGTCTTCGACAGCTCGGTCCAGCGCGGCCAACCGGCTCAGTTTGGCGTCGGCCAAGTCATCCGCGGTTGGACTGAAGGACTGCAGAAGATGAAAGTTGGCGACAAGTGGATGCTCTACATTCCGCCAGACCTCGGTTACGGCCTGCGTGGATCCCCCTCGCGCGATCCAAACGAACCGCCAACCATCGGTCCAAACGAAGCGTTGATCTTCGAAGTCGAATTGCTCGACATCCTCGACTGA
- the tpx gene encoding thiol peroxidase — protein sequence MARSGVITFKGNPMTLQGEELTVGSTAPDFTLHYYKDGMQTLTLADLKGKPALLSIVPSLDTGVCAIQTKKFNESLGALGDSINAVTISRDLPFAQARFCGAENVSMQTASDYQTGEFGAAYGMTIDELKLLTRAVVVLDSKGTVLYAETVSEVTSEPNYDAALEALKNAS from the coding sequence ATGGCGCGCAGCGGAGTGATCACATTCAAAGGCAACCCGATGACGTTGCAAGGCGAAGAACTGACCGTGGGCAGCACCGCCCCCGATTTCACCTTGCACTACTACAAAGACGGGATGCAAACACTGACCCTCGCCGATCTCAAGGGCAAGCCAGCTCTGTTGAGCATCGTCCCTTCGTTGGACACCGGCGTCTGCGCGATCCAAACCAAGAAGTTCAACGAATCGTTGGGCGCTCTGGGCGATTCGATCAACGCAGTCACGATCAGCCGCGACCTTCCGTTCGCGCAAGCTCGCTTCTGTGGCGCCGAGAACGTCTCGATGCAGACCGCCAGCGATTACCAAACCGGTGAATTTGGTGCGGCTTACGGCATGACGATCGATGAACTGAAGCTGTTGACCCGCGCGGTCGTCGTACTCGATTCCAAGGGAACCGTCCTGTACGCCGAAACCGTTAGCGAAGTGACCAGCGAACCTAACTACGACGCGGCACTAGAAGCCCTGAAAAACGCCAGCTAA
- a CDS encoding BON domain-containing protein has product MTTQTLPAQHDIEPLQIRVDSVIRQHPHLRGMGIRPHADGQNVVLSGTVRSYFIKQMAQEAVRSVPGADQVDNQIEVHW; this is encoded by the coding sequence ATGACCACACAAACCCTTCCGGCCCAACACGACATCGAACCGTTGCAAATCCGCGTCGACAGCGTCATCCGCCAACATCCGCACCTGCGTGGCATGGGCATCCGACCGCATGCCGACGGCCAAAACGTCGTCCTCAGCGGCACCGTCCGCAGTTATTTTATCAAACAGATGGCCCAGGAAGCTGTCCGCAGCGTCCCCGGCGCCGACCAAGTCGACAACCAGATCGAAGTCCACTGGTAA
- a CDS encoding M48 family metalloprotease, which produces MPVYWFALLISVLLSASSTDMLTLPSPFVTAFGMVMLWGVIAKGFAILNAQQVLRQQASFDQAARKLSRQLNCLRWLWLPLGAVGLTACGFSQAVEDSPIGASMVLGAMGMLIPSLAAVSSTWLAERQFSDWVGEAEPVQNESDSPSRFPTLHAVVESLRLQAAWILLPVLFVFAVIDVVNFGFVGADSQHRWVGGAAGLLCLPFFLPMLIRFIWSTRRCEHDPQSAWLVDVVRASGLRHFRIRRWETEGRICSALVAGFIPGFRMLLLSDALLDRLDRKSTTMVVLHELAHVRRWHIALRMLTLVPTWGIVGFIGSHFAGAPLQQGAVVAAGLLLTLLALRWVSHATELDADRYACSLAAQIAAADSGNRMQGAVPASEVDAAYVLASALVDVCSDNPKACRASWMHPSLATRVDRLHRVANPAVSQQSSLQQV; this is translated from the coding sequence ATGCCCGTGTATTGGTTTGCCCTACTGATTTCCGTTCTGTTGTCGGCCTCTTCGACCGACATGCTGACGCTGCCGAGCCCGTTTGTGACGGCGTTTGGGATGGTGATGTTGTGGGGTGTCATCGCCAAAGGGTTTGCGATCCTGAATGCTCAGCAGGTGCTGCGGCAGCAGGCGAGCTTTGATCAGGCGGCTCGTAAGCTCTCGCGTCAGTTGAATTGCTTGCGTTGGTTGTGGCTGCCGCTGGGAGCCGTTGGGCTGACGGCCTGCGGTTTTTCGCAAGCTGTCGAGGATTCGCCGATCGGTGCATCGATGGTGTTGGGGGCGATGGGGATGTTGATTCCTAGCCTGGCTGCCGTGTCATCGACTTGGCTGGCCGAGCGACAGTTTTCCGATTGGGTCGGCGAAGCGGAGCCGGTTCAGAACGAGAGCGATTCGCCGTCGCGGTTCCCGACGCTACATGCGGTTGTGGAATCGCTGCGGTTGCAAGCGGCGTGGATCTTGTTGCCGGTCTTGTTTGTGTTTGCTGTGATCGATGTGGTGAATTTCGGGTTTGTCGGCGCCGATTCGCAGCATCGTTGGGTCGGCGGCGCGGCCGGTTTACTCTGCTTGCCCTTCTTTTTGCCGATGCTGATCCGTTTCATTTGGAGCACGCGGCGGTGCGAACACGATCCGCAATCGGCTTGGTTAGTCGATGTCGTTCGCGCGTCGGGCTTGCGGCATTTTCGAATCCGCCGGTGGGAAACCGAAGGGCGGATCTGCAGCGCTTTAGTCGCCGGATTCATTCCCGGTTTCCGGATGTTGTTGCTCAGCGACGCCCTCTTGGACCGACTGGATCGCAAATCGACGACGATGGTGGTGCTGCACGAATTGGCACATGTCCGCCGCTGGCACATCGCGCTGCGGATGTTGACGCTGGTTCCAACCTGGGGGATCGTCGGTTTCATCGGTTCTCATTTTGCAGGGGCTCCGCTGCAGCAGGGGGCTGTCGTCGCGGCGGGCTTGCTGCTGACGCTGTTAGCGCTGCGTTGGGTTTCTCACGCGACCGAACTGGATGCCGATCGCTACGCCTGCTCGCTGGCTGCTCAGATCGCGGCGGCGGATTCGGGGAATCGCATGCAGGGGGCGGTTCCGGCGTCGGAGGTCGATGCAGCCTATGTGCTCGCATCGGCGTTGGTCGATGTCTGCAGCGACAATCCCAAAGCTTGCCGGGCCAGTTGGATGCACCCGAGTCTGGCGACTCGCGTCGATCGACTGCATCGGGTCGCCAATCCCGCTGTCTCGCAGCAATCATCGCTTCAGCAGGTCTGA